The following are encoded together in the candidate division WOR-1 bacterium RIFOXYB2_FULL_36_35 genome:
- a CDS encoding tRNA (adenosine(37)-N6)-threonylcarbamoyltransferase complex transferase subunit TsaD produces MKKILAIETSCDETSAAVVEDGVKILSNIVATQTEFHQKYGGIVPEIAARKHIELINPIIQEALDKAKINFKDLDAVAVTYGPGLIGSLIVGLCAAKAIAWAQKIPLIGINHLEGHIYANLLISPLAGRAGKLQPPSSNLFPFMCLLVSGGHTMIVHVKNHGKYETLGRTRDDAAGEAFDKAARVLGLSYPGGPLIDKLAKEGDPYAIPFKHPMIEKEYAYDFSFSGIKTAVVNYVDRGKGQGARGKQQAADIAASFQKVVVETLVEKLIKAAKDKNVKTVSIAGGVSANSELRGYLQKRVKEENLIAIIPPLEYCTDNAAMIGCAAFFKFKRGEFSSLSLKPSASLKL; encoded by the coding sequence ATGAAAAAAATCCTAGCAATTGAAACATCATGCGATGAAACATCTGCTGCTGTTGTGGAAGATGGCGTAAAAATTTTATCTAATATAGTCGCAACACAAACTGAATTTCATCAAAAATATGGGGGAATCGTGCCAGAAATTGCTGCCCGTAAACATATTGAACTTATAAACCCCATCATTCAGGAAGCTCTTGATAAAGCAAAAATAAACTTTAAAGACTTAGATGCAGTTGCTGTAACTTACGGGCCGGGACTTATCGGATCTCTTATTGTAGGGCTTTGTGCTGCAAAAGCAATTGCCTGGGCTCAGAAAATTCCTCTTATAGGAATAAATCATCTGGAAGGTCACATCTATGCAAACCTGCTAATTTCCCCGCTTGCCGGACGGGCAGGCAAGCTCCAACCTCCAAGCTCCAATCTCTTTCCCTTCATGTGCCTATTAGTTTCTGGCGGGCATACAATGATCGTTCATGTAAAAAATCACGGTAAATACGAGACCTTAGGGCGAACCCGCGATGATGCAGCTGGAGAAGCTTTTGATAAAGCAGCAAGAGTCTTGGGTCTCTCCTATCCTGGAGGACCACTCATAGACAAATTAGCAAAAGAAGGGGATCCTTATGCTATACCATTTAAACATCCTATGATTGAAAAGGAATACGCGTATGACTTTAGTTTTAGCGGAATAAAAACTGCGGTCGTAAATTATGTTGATAGGGGTAAGGGACAAGGGGCAAGGGGCAAGCAGCAAGCAGCCGATATTGCTGCTTCTTTCCAAAAGGTTGTTGTTGAAACTTTGGTAGAAAAATTAATTAAAGCGGCAAAGGATAAAAATGTTAAAACAGTTTCTATTGCCGGAGGAGTTTCTGCAAATTCAGAGTTGCGCGGATATTTACAAAAACGAGTCAAAGAGGAAAACTTAATAGCAATAATTCCTCCTCTTGAATATTGTACTGATAATGCCGCAATGATAGGATGCGCAGCTTTCTTTAAATTTAAAAGAGGAGAATTTTCTTCTCTTTCACTAAAACCTTCTGCCTCCCTAAAACTATAA
- a CDS encoding asparaginyl/glutamyl-tRNA amidotransferase subunit C, whose protein sequence is MRYNLNMDINIDHIAHLARLGLSEEEKMTFSKQLDNILQYAKNLNKLDTKDIPPTSHAIPISNVMREDVVKKYKDIDVILKNGPEIEENMFRVPKIME, encoded by the coding sequence ATACGATATAATTTAAATATGGATATAAATATTGACCACATAGCCCATCTTGCAAGGCTCGGCCTTTCGGAAGAAGAAAAAATGACTTTTTCAAAACAGCTTGATAACATTCTTCAATATGCAAAAAACTTAAATAAGTTGGATACAAAAGATATTCCTCCAACATCTCATGCAATCCCAATTTCAAATGTCATGCGTGAGGATGTTGTGAAAAAATACAAGGATATTGATGTTATCTTAAAAAACGGACCGGAGATTGAAGAAAATATGTTCCGAGTGCCGAAAATTATGGAATAG
- the gatA gene encoding aspartyl/glutamyl-tRNA amidotransferase subunit A (allows the formation of correctly charged Asn-tRNA(Asn) or Gln-tRNA(Gln) through the transamidation of misacylated Asp-tRNA(Asn) or Glu-tRNA(Gln) in organisms which lack either or both of asparaginyl-tRNA or glutaminyl-tRNA synthetases; reaction takes place in the presence of glutamine and ATP through an activated phospho-Asp-tRNA(Asn) or phospho-Glu-tRNA): MINKTAHELHDLLIEKKISSAELTEKVFAHIESVEPQIKAYITLTKEEALNQARIADEQIQTKKNITPLTGIPIAIKDNMCTKGILTTCASRILANYVSPYDATIVTKLKETGAVIIGKTNLDEFAMGSSTENSGMHITKNPRDLECVPGGSSGGSAAAVAANEAILATGSDTGGSIRQPASFCGIVGLKPTYGRISRYGLVAFASSLDQIGPLAKDVTDAAMLLQVMAGYDPKDSTSVDMPVPNYRESLTTNIKGLKIGVIKELMEEGISEDVKFAIKSAIKKYEELGAVLSEVSLPSFEYAVSTYYLIAPAEASSNLARFDGVKYGHRSQEAKDLITMYYNTRREGFGPEVKRRIILGTYALSAGYYDAYYLKALKVRTLIKQDFERAFEQCDVLISPTSPTVAFKIGEKANDPLSMYLSDIATIPVNLAGIPAISIPCGNANNLPIGLQIMGKAFDEETILKAAYAYEQNTTWHKKQ; the protein is encoded by the coding sequence ATGATTAATAAAACAGCGCATGAATTGCATGATCTTTTAATAGAGAAAAAAATAAGCTCTGCTGAACTTACAGAGAAAGTTTTTGCACATATTGAATCCGTTGAACCGCAGATTAAGGCCTATATTACTCTTACAAAAGAAGAGGCGTTAAATCAAGCCAGGATTGCTGACGAACAAATTCAAACCAAGAAAAATATAACACCACTTACAGGAATTCCAATTGCGATTAAAGATAACATGTGTACAAAAGGGATTTTAACCACCTGTGCTTCAAGAATTCTCGCAAATTATGTTTCCCCGTACGATGCAACTATTGTTACAAAATTAAAAGAGACAGGGGCTGTAATCATAGGGAAAACAAACCTTGATGAATTTGCGATGGGATCATCAACCGAGAATTCCGGAATGCATATTACAAAAAATCCACGGGATTTAGAGTGTGTCCCAGGAGGCTCTTCGGGTGGGTCCGCGGCAGCAGTAGCTGCGAACGAAGCTATCCTTGCGACAGGATCTGACACCGGTGGATCTATAAGACAACCGGCATCTTTTTGCGGAATAGTCGGACTAAAACCAACTTATGGGCGAATCTCAAGATATGGGCTCGTCGCATTTGCATCATCGCTTGATCAGATTGGCCCGCTTGCAAAAGATGTAACTGATGCGGCGATGCTTCTTCAGGTAATGGCAGGGTATGATCCAAAAGATTCAACATCGGTTGATATGCCTGTCCCCAACTATAGAGAATCTTTAACTACAAATATCAAGGGACTAAAGATTGGGGTTATAAAGGAATTAATGGAAGAAGGGATTTCAGAAGATGTGAAATTTGCCATTAAATCTGCTATTAAAAAATATGAGGAACTTGGCGCTGTTCTTTCCGAAGTTTCACTTCCATCATTTGAATATGCAGTTTCAACCTATTATTTAATCGCGCCGGCCGAAGCAAGCTCTAATCTTGCCCGCTTCGACGGGGTGAAATACGGGCATCGCTCTCAAGAGGCCAAAGACCTTATTACAATGTATTACAACACAAGGCGAGAGGGATTCGGGCCGGAGGTTAAGCGAAGAATCATTCTCGGAACTTATGCTCTTTCTGCAGGCTATTATGATGCATATTATTTAAAGGCCTTAAAAGTAAGAACCTTGATTAAGCAGGACTTTGAAAGAGCTTTTGAGCAATGCGATGTTTTAATTTCTCCAACATCTCCTACGGTTGCTTTTAAAATAGGGGAAAAAGCAAACGATCCGCTTTCAATGTATTTATCGGACATTGCAACAATTCCTGTTAATTTGGCGGGGATACCTGCAATCTCTATCCCATGTGGCAACGCAAACAACCTCCCAATCGGCCTTCAAATAATGGGAAAGGCCTTTGATGAAGAAACTATCCTGAAAGCAGCATATGCTTACGAGCAGAATACAACTTGGCATAAAAAACAATAA
- a CDS encoding glutaminyl-tRNA synthase (glutamine-hydrolyzing) subunit B, with protein MPQYETVIGLEVHAQLKTESKMFCGCANNFGDQPNTNICPVCTGQPGTLPVINKKAIELAIKTALATNCKINNRSVFARKNYFYPDLPKDYQISQFDLPLAEHGFLEIKVDENKKRVGITRIHLEEDAGKLVHKGSARIMDSDYSLADYNRAATPLMEIVSEPDLRTPEEAKAYMEKLAHLLEYIGVCDAKMEEGSLRCDANISIRPVGQKEFGTKTEIKNMNSFKAVMKALKAEELRHREVVDEGGIIIQETRFYSEETEKTKGMRTKEYSHDYRYFPEPDLVPIAPTKEWIEEIRKTVGELPEDKKVRFAKNYGISDADAFFIISNPKMADFLEETARQYANPKTVANWLVGEITAFLKEEKIGFGNIKLTPEILVEMLQLIDKGTISRKVAKEIILPEILIGGKSIQEIIKEKGLTQISNEEELVAIVQEVIRTNPKQVEQFKSGKEAVLQFFVGQIMKATKGRANPDAAQKTLKKELKK; from the coding sequence ATGCCTCAATATGAAACTGTAATCGGACTTGAAGTCCATGCCCAGCTAAAGACAGAGAGTAAAATGTTTTGCGGGTGCGCCAATAATTTTGGCGATCAGCCGAACACAAATATCTGCCCTGTCTGCACAGGTCAGCCTGGAACGCTTCCTGTCATAAATAAAAAAGCAATCGAACTTGCAATCAAAACAGCCCTTGCAACAAATTGCAAAATCAATAATAGGTCTGTCTTTGCCCGTAAAAATTATTTCTACCCCGACCTGCCAAAAGATTATCAAATATCACAATTTGATCTCCCCCTCGCGGAACATGGTTTTTTGGAAATAAAAGTTGATGAAAATAAAAAGAGAGTTGGAATCACAAGAATCCATCTTGAAGAAGATGCGGGAAAACTTGTTCATAAAGGCTCTGCGCGCATTATGGATTCGGATTACAGCCTTGCAGATTACAATCGGGCCGCAACCCCTCTTATGGAGATAGTTTCCGAGCCTGACCTAAGAACGCCCGAAGAGGCAAAGGCTTATATGGAAAAACTTGCCCACCTTTTGGAATATATCGGCGTCTGCGACGCAAAAATGGAAGAGGGATCGCTCCGGTGTGACGCGAATATTTCAATAAGGCCTGTTGGGCAAAAAGAATTTGGGACAAAAACCGAAATAAAAAATATGAATTCATTCAAGGCTGTTATGAAAGCTTTAAAGGCTGAAGAATTGCGGCATAGAGAAGTTGTTGATGAGGGAGGAATAATAATTCAAGAGACAAGATTTTACAGTGAAGAGACAGAAAAAACAAAAGGGATGAGGACAAAGGAATATTCCCATGATTACAGGTATTTCCCGGAGCCAGACCTTGTCCCTATTGCCCCAACAAAAGAATGGATAGAAGAAATACGCAAAACCGTTGGAGAACTTCCTGAAGATAAAAAAGTAAGGTTTGCAAAAAATTACGGCATATCTGATGCCGATGCTTTTTTTATAATATCAAATCCTAAAATGGCAGATTTTTTGGAAGAGACAGCAAGGCAATACGCTAACCCTAAAACAGTCGCAAATTGGCTTGTAGGTGAGATTACCGCTTTTTTAAAAGAAGAAAAAATAGGTTTCGGGAATATAAAGTTAACACCTGAAATCCTGGTGGAGATGCTTCAATTAATTGACAAAGGAACAATCTCCAGAAAAGTCGCAAAAGAAATTATCCTTCCTGAAATTTTAATAGGCGGAAAATCAATACAGGAAATAATAAAAGAAAAAGGGCTCACTCAAATTTCAAATGAAGAAGAGCTTGTAGCAATAGTTCAGGAAGTTATAAGAACTAACCCTAAACAGGTTGAGCAATTTAAGTCTGGGAAAGAAGCAGTTCTTCAATTCTTTGTTGGCCAAATCATGAAGGCAACTAAAGGGCGTGCCAACCCTGATGCCGCACAGAAAACGCTAAAAAAAGAGCTCAAAAAGTAA
- a CDS encoding radical SAM protein, whose amino-acid sequence MQDIVYKLGNSLYLNITNRCTNECSFCIRNKTKDFNSNYKLWLASEPTTEEIIKAIGDPRRYEQIVFCGYGEPLIRLETVKEVATAIKAQHGSAKIRIDTNGHANLFWGRNILPELKGLIDFISISLNAQDAYIYNKLCAPTAGEKTFDYIIDFIKEAKKHIPQVEASVVGIPEVIDIEKTKKIAEKLGVSFRIRPYYEDMYIS is encoded by the coding sequence ATGCAAGATATTGTCTATAAACTAGGAAATTCTCTTTATTTAAACATAACAAACAGGTGTACCAACGAATGTTCTTTTTGCATAAGAAATAAAACAAAAGACTTCAACAGTAACTACAAGTTATGGCTTGCCTCTGAACCTACAACAGAAGAAATAATCAAAGCGATTGGAGATCCTCGCAGATATGAACAAATTGTCTTCTGCGGATATGGAGAACCACTTATAAGACTTGAAACCGTTAAAGAAGTTGCAACCGCTATAAAGGCTCAACATGGCTCAGCTAAAATAAGAATCGATACAAACGGGCACGCAAACCTTTTTTGGGGAAGAAACATTCTTCCTGAACTAAAAGGATTAATTGATTTTATTTCAATCTCTCTAAATGCCCAAGATGCCTATATTTACAATAAGCTCTGCGCCCCGACAGCAGGGGAAAAAACCTTTGATTACATAATTGATTTTATAAAAGAGGCAAAAAAACATATCCCGCAGGTTGAAGCAAGTGTTGTCGGCATTCCGGAAGTTATAGACATAGAAAAAACAAAAAAAATAGCAGAAAAGTTAGGAGTATCCTTCAGAATACGACCGTATTATGAAGATATGTATATCTCCTAA